From Cetobacterium sp. ZOR0034, a single genomic window includes:
- a CDS encoding diol dehydratase small subunit: MNKNLKTTEQFIKVSDDRIIEMYRALKPYQSTKDELLALAYEFETLYGAIENANFIRSLIELYERKGFFKKKSE, translated from the coding sequence ATGAATAAAAATTTAAAAACAACTGAACAGTTTATTAAAGTTTCAGATGATAGAATTATTGAGATGTATCGAGCATTAAAACCTTATCAATCAACTAAAGACGAACTTTTAGCTCTAGCTTATGAATTTGAAACTTTATATGGTGCTATAGAAAATGCGAATTTTATTCGTTCTTTAATTGAACTCTATGAAAGAAAAGGATTTTTTAAAAAGAAGTCTGAATAA
- a CDS encoding HTH domain-containing protein: MVINERCINILSVLNETNGFTLKKLSENFNVHIRTIRYDIDNINYILKSYKLDEIKKIDGGALQVNLKSNDLNKIISDFGGMFSENRKSYLKLKILSKQMVNLTKEAEFLNISRTTLKKDMLIIKNEFQRKDVFIREFASKGISVTGEAENIVDIFEEEIRKVIDKQFVNLPNVLKDLIGRIVGDITPAVLKTKMKELLGNNYSLVEYNKVFCKLAALNTRHKLEQNKTGYNIEEINEFITSTQGEEFILKVSSKERKVNKNDSLKEVKDILKDIIDTLEIDADDVLLEKLLKELGDIRETLPIPEKICETNFYKDFSEKMKSDILIDKDIQSIFYLLYNQLAMKEYSNFKELKVLFICDELEVVKDLIQKKLKNIFDFKKIDKISSHIFEIFGADDEYDLIITSGNINETLETPVYKISSFPLESNFIDLKFFLLKNLKNIKCL, encoded by the coding sequence ATGGTTATCAACGAACGATGTATTAATATTTTATCAGTTTTAAATGAAACAAATGGATTTACATTAAAAAAATTATCTGAAAACTTTAACGTACATATAAGAACGATTAGGTATGATATTGATAACATCAATTATATTTTGAAAAGTTATAAACTAGACGAAATAAAAAAAATTGATGGTGGAGCACTGCAAGTTAATTTGAAAAGTAATGATTTAAATAAAATTATTTCAGATTTTGGAGGAATGTTTTCGGAGAATAGAAAAAGTTATTTGAAATTAAAAATTTTATCTAAACAGATGGTAAATTTAACAAAAGAAGCAGAGTTCTTAAATATATCAAGAACAACTCTGAAGAAAGATATGTTGATAATAAAAAATGAGTTTCAGAGAAAAGATGTTTTTATTCGCGAGTTTGCATCGAAAGGAATATCAGTAACAGGTGAAGCAGAAAATATAGTAGATATATTTGAAGAGGAGATTCGTAAAGTAATTGATAAGCAGTTTGTAAATTTACCAAATGTTCTAAAAGATTTAATAGGAAGAATAGTTGGAGATATAACTCCAGCAGTTTTAAAAACAAAAATGAAAGAACTTTTAGGAAATAACTATAGTTTGGTAGAATATAATAAAGTGTTTTGTAAATTGGCTGCTTTAAATACAAGGCATAAATTAGAACAAAATAAAACAGGGTATAATATAGAGGAGATAAACGAATTTATAACTTCAACTCAAGGAGAGGAGTTTATATTAAAGGTGTCTTCAAAAGAGAGAAAAGTGAATAAAAATGATAGTTTGAAAGAAGTAAAAGATATTTTAAAAGATATAATAGATACTTTAGAGATAGATGCAGATGATGTGCTTCTAGAAAAACTTTTAAAAGAACTTGGGGATATTAGAGAAACTTTGCCTATTCCAGAAAAAATTTGTGAAACAAATTTTTATAAAGATTTTTCAGAAAAAATGAAAAGTGATATTTTGATCGATAAGGATATTCAGAGTATTTTTTATTTGTTATATAATCAACTTGCTATGAAGGAATACTCTAATTTCAAGGAACTTAAAGTACTTTTTATATGTGATGAATTAGAAGTTGTAAAAGATCTCATTCAAAAAAAATTAAAAAATATCTTTGATTTTAAAAAGATAGATAAGATATCATCACATATATTTGAGATATTTGGTGCTGATGATGAGTATGATTTAATTATAACTAGTGGAAATATAAACGAGACTTTAGAAACACCAGTTTATAAAATTAGTAGTTTTCCATTAGAAAGTAATTTTATAGATTTAAAATTTTTTCTTTTAAAAAATTTAAAGAATATAAAATGTTTATAA
- a CDS encoding helix-turn-helix domain-containing protein, producing MSPQHTKLYLEDIYSELYNSDSLEIKSNTLIEKIFLSKNAKIRLRSVQELSKNEKIFYFLFCLIKNRVVNLSNLSNELNITKRNLNHYLNESLPILKTYRIKIKTTNKGLHLIGNNFAIKRLTYILTFKFCIEKEFLPLKLRSEIGTFLKIDNFDIIKKDIYSFVSLVCKEDATRKMQSFFSFYFAFKVKGDESKIGDMDETYFYRHKPAHFENTFFKKIIFFLKYSSFKNLSTNSISELIRIIDIIYYSHRKFEKSDIQKATLLKPIFAKYIGNQIYKNNRFYTLINPWIYYTSLRNQFSIEDSSFLKLNLQHIYNSNVLTLTKEINTIIPNFTIFETLSIWYQLSEFEDKSIKNIFVFRDLNINIISIITKEIYKKHNIKISESINIRSLNRYLKENRVDNIITVENIKFYDSNLNIKNLFFPIPNYKKIET from the coding sequence ATGTCTCCACAGCACACAAAACTCTATTTAGAAGATATCTATTCTGAACTATATAATTCTGATAGTTTAGAAATAAAAAGTAATACTCTCATCGAAAAAATATTTCTATCAAAAAATGCTAAAATTCGATTGAGATCTGTCCAAGAACTTTCTAAAAATGAGAAAATTTTTTATTTTCTATTTTGTTTAATTAAAAATAGAGTTGTTAATTTATCCAATCTATCCAATGAGTTAAATATTACCAAGCGAAATTTAAATCACTACCTAAACGAATCTTTACCTATACTAAAAACTTATCGCATTAAAATTAAAACAACAAACAAGGGATTACATCTTATTGGAAATAACTTTGCCATCAAGCGTCTAACATATATTCTTACTTTTAAATTTTGTATTGAAAAAGAATTTCTTCCATTAAAACTTAGAAGTGAAATAGGAACTTTTCTTAAAATTGATAATTTTGACATTATCAAAAAGGACATCTATTCTTTTGTATCTTTAGTTTGCAAAGAGGATGCCACACGTAAAATGCAATCATTTTTTTCATTTTATTTTGCTTTTAAAGTTAAAGGAGATGAGAGTAAAATAGGAGATATGGATGAAACATATTTTTATCGTCACAAGCCAGCTCACTTTGAAAACACTTTTTTTAAAAAAATTATATTTTTTTTAAAGTATAGTTCTTTTAAAAATCTTTCTACTAACTCTATAAGTGAACTTATCAGAATTATAGATATAATTTATTATTCACACAGAAAATTTGAAAAAAGTGATATTCAAAAAGCAACACTATTAAAACCGATATTTGCAAAGTATATTGGTAATCAAATTTATAAAAATAATCGTTTTTATACGCTTATTAACCCATGGATATACTACACAAGTTTAAGAAATCAATTTTCCATAGAAGATTCTTCTTTTTTAAAACTTAATCTTCAGCATATTTATAACTCAAATGTTCTAACTTTAACAAAAGAAATCAATACAATAATTCCTAATTTTACAATTTTTGAAACTTTATCCATCTGGTATCAACTTTCTGAATTTGAAGATAAAAGTATAAAAAATATTTTTGTTTTTAGAGATTTAAATATCAATATTATCTCAATAATTACAAAAGAAATCTACAAAAAACACAATATAAAAATTTCAGAGTCCATCAATATTCGTTCTTTAAATAGATATTTGAAAGAGAATCGAGTTGATAATATCATAACAGTTGAAAATATCAAATTTTATGATTCTAATTTGAATATAAAAAATCTATTTTTTCCAATTCCAAACTATAAAAAAATAGAAACATAA
- a CDS encoding TlpA disulfide reductase family protein: MKRLFKLLVLISVIFSFSFSEERDPREQKLTYLLGEKVDNFEVKTLEGDKILTLEELKGKKVFLNFTTTWCPDCIEEKLIFNKEYEEKYKDRDDIVFLIVFGPYRSDNKEKVKEYMKKNNFTFQPYYDGEEMELYKQFGVINIPTTFFINEQGILEDVNVESGYKNMKYFK; the protein is encoded by the coding sequence ATGAAAAGGTTATTTAAATTACTTGTGTTAATATCTGTTATATTTAGTTTTTCATTTAGTGAGGAGAGAGATCCAAGAGAGCAAAAGTTAACATATCTTTTAGGAGAAAAAGTGGATAATTTTGAAGTAAAAACTTTAGAGGGAGATAAAATTTTGACTTTAGAGGAGTTGAAAGGTAAGAAAGTATTTCTAAATTTTACAACAACTTGGTGTCCAGATTGCATAGAGGAAAAATTAATATTTAATAAAGAGTATGAAGAGAAATATAAAGATAGAGACGACATTGTATTTCTAATAGTTTTCGGTCCATATAGAAGTGACAATAAAGAAAAAGTAAAAGAATATATGAAGAAAAATAATTTTACATTTCAACCATATTATGATGGTGAAGAGATGGAACTTTATAAACAGTTTGGTGTTATAAATATACCAACAACATTTTTTATAAATGAACAGGGGATACTTGAAGATGTAAATGTTGAATCAGGTTATAAAAATATGAAGTATTTTAAATAG